A section of the Spirosoma pollinicola genome encodes:
- a CDS encoding methyltransferase domain-containing protein: MADQQSTERAKMPKGYNPVLERRTVENANRNLIKYLRPGLSVLDFGCGTGAITRSIADKTGPTGRVLGIDPNESLIEQANQQAGNTAGLAFEQADVYSFDTDERFDLVTCARTLQWLANPEAALQNMKRFVKPGGYLAILDFNHEKIIWTPEPPETMRTFYDAFLKWRQDAGFDNAIADHLQVMMHHIGFELVQVEEQFEIAHRSNPNFAVASRLWAEVAELRGPQLVNAGYISEDLRLQAIIEYDNWIATVGESMTVYLLAVEGQQAV, from the coding sequence ATGGCTGATCAACAAAGTACTGAGCGGGCAAAAATGCCCAAAGGTTACAATCCCGTGTTGGAACGACGAACCGTCGAGAACGCGAATCGCAACCTGATCAAGTATTTGCGACCGGGCCTATCAGTACTCGATTTTGGTTGCGGCACCGGGGCTATTACACGCAGTATTGCCGACAAAACAGGCCCCACAGGCCGTGTGCTGGGCATTGATCCAAACGAGAGTTTAATTGAACAGGCCAACCAGCAGGCAGGAAACACCGCAGGACTCGCTTTTGAACAAGCCGATGTCTATTCATTCGACACAGACGAACGCTTCGATCTGGTTACCTGCGCCCGAACGCTGCAATGGCTGGCTAATCCCGAAGCCGCCTTACAAAACATGAAGCGTTTCGTAAAACCGGGTGGCTACCTGGCTATCCTTGATTTCAATCACGAGAAAATAATCTGGACACCTGAGCCGCCCGAAACTATGCGAACCTTTTACGACGCTTTTCTGAAATGGCGTCAGGACGCAGGCTTCGACAACGCCATCGCCGATCACCTACAGGTGATGATGCACCATATTGGCTTTGAGTTGGTACAGGTAGAAGAACAGTTTGAAATTGCCCACCGAAGCAACCCGAATTTTGCCGTTGCCAGCCGATTATGGGCTGAAGTCGCCGAGTTGCGTGGCCCGCAATTGGTAAATGCCGGGTATATTAGCGAAGATCTCCGTTTACAAGCTATCATTGAATATGATAACTGGATTGCCACCGTTGGTGAGTCGATGACGGTATACTTGCTGGCCGTTGAGGGGCAACAAGCGGTATGA
- a CDS encoding aldose epimerase family protein, translating into MKFLPQLLSLALLTGCLTMTSCSSKKENDSSGEQKPGIEKTTYGTLPDGQTADLFTLRNASGMTAKITNYGGIIVALETPDKDGKFADVTLGQDSLSNYVKNNPYFGALIGRYGNRIAKGKFTLEGKTYNLFINNMGNHLHGGKVGFDKVLWTATPVDGDEPALKLAYTAKDGEEGYPGNLSVEVTYTLQKDNALKIDYKATTDKATVVNLTNHTYFNLTGGAKRDVLDHVVTLNADKLIAVDKTLIPTGELKPVAGTPFDFLKPTVVGLRINDSTDTQIKYGGGYDHGWVLNGSGDSLKLAATVYEPTSGRVMEVRTTEPAIQFYTGNFLDGSVTGREGFPYKKRYAICLETEHYPDSPNHPAFPTTELKPGQTYKSTTIYQFSTKK; encoded by the coding sequence ATGAAGTTTTTGCCTCAACTCTTATCGCTGGCTCTGTTAACTGGTTGCTTAACTATGACCTCCTGTTCCTCAAAGAAAGAAAACGATTCATCTGGCGAGCAAAAGCCGGGTATCGAAAAAACCACTTACGGCACACTTCCCGATGGACAAACGGCCGACCTGTTTACCCTGCGAAATGCATCGGGCATGACCGCCAAAATCACCAACTATGGTGGTATCATCGTAGCATTGGAAACGCCCGATAAAGACGGCAAATTTGCCGATGTAACACTCGGGCAGGATTCATTGTCGAATTACGTAAAAAACAATCCCTATTTCGGGGCCTTGATTGGCCGGTATGGCAACCGCATTGCCAAAGGAAAATTTACGCTCGAAGGCAAAACCTATAACCTGTTTATTAACAACATGGGCAACCACCTGCACGGCGGCAAAGTCGGCTTCGACAAAGTTCTCTGGACAGCTACCCCCGTTGATGGTGACGAACCTGCCCTCAAACTAGCCTACACGGCTAAAGATGGCGAAGAAGGCTACCCCGGCAATCTGTCGGTAGAAGTAACGTATACGTTGCAAAAAGACAACGCGCTCAAGATTGATTATAAAGCCACGACCGACAAAGCGACCGTTGTGAACCTGACCAATCACACTTACTTCAACCTGACAGGCGGTGCCAAGCGTGACGTTCTCGACCATGTTGTAACGCTCAACGCCGATAAACTTATCGCAGTCGACAAAACGCTGATCCCAACGGGCGAACTGAAACCAGTTGCAGGCACCCCGTTTGACTTTCTTAAGCCAACGGTTGTTGGTTTACGCATCAACGACTCGACAGACACCCAGATCAAATACGGCGGTGGATATGATCATGGCTGGGTGCTGAACGGCTCCGGTGATTCGCTGAAACTGGCCGCTACAGTCTATGAACCTACGTCGGGCCGGGTTATGGAAGTTCGCACAACCGAACCCGCCATACAGTTTTATACCGGCAATTTTCTGGACGGTTCAGTAACAGGGCGCGAAGGATTTCCGTATAAAAAACGGTACGCTATCTGTCTGGAAACCGAACATTATCCCGATTCGCCGAACCACCCGGCTTTCCCAACAACGGAGTTAAAACCCGGTCAAACGTACAAAAGCACGACTATCTATCAGTTTTCAACGAAAAAGTAA
- a CDS encoding L-ribulose-5-phosphate 4-epimerase: MYTSLKEECYEANMQLPKLGLVLFTFGNVSAVDRDRAVFAIKPSGVPYEKLAVDDIVICDYDGLVVEGKLRPSSDTKTHALLYKTWENIGGIAHTHSTHAVAWAQAGMDIPIFGTTHADHTHKDIPCAPALTDEMIQGDYEHETGHQIFNCFAEKGLANSEMEMVLLQNHGPFTWGKSAEKAVYNSAVLEELARMAYLTLQINPNTPRIKDTLRLKHYERKHGKNAYYGQGC, encoded by the coding sequence ATGTACACATCCCTAAAAGAAGAATGTTACGAGGCAAATATGCAGCTTCCCAAACTGGGGCTGGTGCTGTTTACCTTCGGCAATGTGAGCGCGGTCGACCGTGACCGGGCGGTATTTGCCATCAAACCCAGCGGGGTGCCTTACGAAAAACTAGCGGTTGATGACATCGTAATTTGTGACTACGACGGGCTTGTGGTCGAAGGCAAGTTGCGCCCATCGTCGGATACCAAAACCCATGCGTTGCTCTACAAAACCTGGGAGAACATTGGCGGTATCGCGCACACCCACAGCACCCATGCGGTGGCCTGGGCACAGGCGGGTATGGACATTCCCATTTTCGGAACAACCCACGCCGACCATACACACAAGGATATTCCCTGCGCTCCGGCGTTGACCGACGAGATGATACAAGGTGATTACGAGCACGAAACGGGCCATCAGATTTTCAACTGCTTCGCCGAAAAGGGGTTGGCAAACAGCGAAATGGAGATGGTTCTTTTGCAGAATCACGGCCCATTTACCTGGGGAAAATCGGCAGAAAAAGCCGTTTATAACTCCGCCGTGCTGGAGGAACTAGCTCGAATGGCCTACCTAACGCTCCAAATAAACCCAAACACGCCCCGCATCAAAGACACCCTACGGCTGAAACATTACGAGCGCAAACACGGCAAAAACGCTTACTACGGGCAGGGCTGTTAG
- the araA gene encoding L-arabinose isomerase has protein sequence MLNLKQFEIWFVTGSQHLYGEETLRQVADHSQIIAQSFDQSTVIPVRVVFKPVVKTPDEIYAICQEANVAPNCVGIITWMHTFSPAKMWIRGLTILKKPLLHLHTQFNRDIPWGTIDMDFMNLNQSAHGDREFGFIMSRMRLNRKIVVGYWEQPDVLAKIADWGRVSVAAYELKTMKVVRFGDNMRQVAVTDGDKVAAEMTFGMSVNTHGIGDLVAVINQVTDAEIDQLVTEYADTYTLMESLLRGGAQHSSLRDAAKIEIGMRAFLQDGNFTAYTDTFEDLHGMTQLPGIASQRLMAEGYGFGGEGDWKTSAMVRTLKVMAAGLKGGNSFMEDYTYHFDPANPLVLGSHMLEICPSIAVDKPTCEIHPLGIGGKADPVRLVFNAPAGPAINVSLIDMGNRFRMLVNEVEAVAVPEALPKLPVARAIWKPLPDMQTGCAAWILAGGAHHTVYSQNLTTDHIEDFADMFGVELVVIDKNTNLRQLKNELRWSEVYYK, from the coding sequence ATGCTTAATCTGAAACAATTTGAAATCTGGTTCGTCACGGGAAGCCAGCATTTATACGGCGAAGAAACGCTTCGGCAGGTAGCCGACCATTCGCAAATCATCGCGCAATCGTTCGACCAGTCGACGGTTATTCCTGTGCGGGTTGTATTTAAGCCCGTTGTCAAAACGCCGGATGAGATTTATGCGATTTGTCAGGAAGCGAATGTTGCCCCAAACTGTGTGGGTATCATCACCTGGATGCATACCTTCTCGCCCGCTAAAATGTGGATTCGGGGGTTAACGATCCTCAAAAAGCCACTGCTTCATCTGCATACCCAGTTCAATCGGGACATTCCCTGGGGCACAATCGACATGGATTTCATGAACCTCAACCAGTCGGCTCACGGCGACCGGGAGTTTGGGTTTATTATGTCGCGGATGCGGTTGAATCGCAAAATCGTAGTAGGCTACTGGGAACAGCCCGACGTGCTGGCAAAAATTGCCGACTGGGGCCGGGTTTCGGTAGCGGCCTATGAGCTGAAGACGATGAAGGTGGTTCGGTTTGGCGATAACATGCGCCAGGTAGCCGTGACGGATGGCGACAAAGTAGCGGCCGAAATGACGTTTGGCATGTCGGTTAATACCCATGGCATTGGCGATCTGGTAGCGGTTATCAATCAGGTGACCGATGCCGAGATCGACCAGTTGGTCACCGAATATGCCGACACCTACACGCTTATGGAGTCGTTGCTTCGGGGCGGAGCGCAACACAGCTCGCTTCGGGATGCAGCCAAAATCGAAATCGGCATGCGGGCTTTCCTGCAAGATGGCAACTTCACGGCCTACACCGATACATTCGAAGACCTGCACGGCATGACGCAACTGCCGGGTATCGCTTCTCAGCGTCTGATGGCCGAAGGCTACGGTTTTGGTGGCGAGGGCGACTGGAAAACCTCGGCAATGGTGCGCACCCTGAAAGTAATGGCGGCTGGCCTGAAAGGCGGCAACTCGTTCATGGAAGATTACACCTACCATTTCGACCCGGCGAACCCACTGGTGCTAGGCTCGCACATGCTCGAAATTTGCCCGTCCATCGCCGTCGATAAACCAACCTGCGAGATCCATCCGTTGGGCATTGGTGGCAAAGCCGATCCGGTTCGTCTGGTGTTCAATGCCCCCGCCGGACCAGCCATTAACGTGTCGCTAATCGACATGGGCAACCGGTTCCGTATGCTCGTCAACGAGGTCGAAGCCGTGGCCGTACCGGAAGCCCTCCCGAAACTTCCCGTTGCCCGTGCCATCTGGAAACCGCTGCCCGATATGCAAACCGGGTGTGCCGCCTGGATTCTGGCCGGGGGTGCTCACCACACGGTGTACAGCCAAAACCTGACAACGGATCATATCGAAGATTTCGCAGATATGTTCGGTGTCGAACTGGTTGTGATTGACAAAAACACCAATCTGCGTCAACTAAAAAACGAACTGCGCTGGAGTGAGGTATATTACAAATGA
- a CDS encoding ribulokinase, with protein sequence MNNSYVIGVDFGSDSVRALVVNTQTGQTAGTHVHEYARWKKGLYCDPASSQFRQHPLDYLEGLEATIKGALAQATDEVRQQVVGISIDTTGSTPGPVDETGLPLALRPDFAENPNGMFILWKDHTANAEAEEINNLAHHWDVDYTKYVGGIYSSEWFWAKMLRTLRVDEAVRQHAFSWVEHCDWMSAVLTGNTNPLTLRRSRCAAGHKALWHSEFDGLPSNEFLTKLDPLLNGLRERLFTDTYTSDLPMGNLSAEWVEKLGLSTNVVVGVGAFDAHMGAIGAEIEPYAFVRIIGTSTCDILMAPNEEIGHRLIRGICGQVDGSVAPGMLGLEAGQSAFGDVYAWFSRLITGPVRELLGDEAADTLAQKLIPHLSEQAAQLPVTTSDLIALDWINGRRTPDANHTLKAAISGLNLGTDAPKVFKALVEATAFGSRSIVDRFIEEGVPIKKVIAIGGVAKKSPFVMQTLANVLNKPIQVASADQACALGAAMCAAVAAGVHPTMEAAQQAMGSGFDAEYHPRAEHVATYETLYQKYLALGAFVENK encoded by the coding sequence ATGAATAATTCCTACGTTATCGGTGTTGATTTTGGCAGTGACTCCGTTCGGGCGCTGGTTGTCAATACCCAAACCGGACAAACGGCAGGCACTCATGTCCATGAATACGCCCGCTGGAAAAAAGGCCTCTACTGCGACCCGGCGAGTTCACAATTCCGGCAACACCCGCTCGATTACCTCGAAGGACTGGAAGCTACCATTAAAGGGGCGTTAGCTCAAGCTACTGATGAGGTTCGCCAACAAGTCGTTGGCATTTCGATTGACACGACCGGCTCAACACCCGGCCCGGTCGATGAAACCGGCTTACCACTGGCACTGCGGCCCGACTTTGCCGAAAATCCCAACGGTATGTTCATCCTCTGGAAAGACCATACCGCCAACGCCGAAGCAGAAGAAATCAATAATCTGGCGCACCACTGGGATGTCGATTACACCAAATATGTTGGGGGTATTTATTCGTCGGAGTGGTTCTGGGCCAAGATGCTGCGAACACTTCGCGTAGACGAAGCTGTTCGTCAACATGCCTTTTCGTGGGTTGAACACTGCGACTGGATGTCGGCGGTTCTTACCGGAAATACCAACCCGCTTACCCTACGTCGGTCACGGTGTGCGGCTGGACATAAAGCCCTCTGGCACAGCGAATTCGACGGACTCCCATCCAACGAATTTCTTACAAAACTTGACCCCCTATTGAATGGCTTACGGGAACGCTTATTTACGGATACCTACACATCCGACCTGCCAATGGGGAATCTCTCGGCAGAGTGGGTGGAGAAATTAGGGCTATCAACCAACGTGGTCGTGGGTGTAGGCGCATTCGATGCACACATGGGTGCTATCGGTGCCGAAATTGAACCCTACGCCTTCGTCCGCATCATTGGCACATCCACCTGCGACATTTTGATGGCTCCCAATGAAGAAATCGGACATCGGCTTATTCGAGGCATTTGCGGACAGGTAGACGGTTCTGTTGCGCCGGGCATGCTCGGTCTGGAAGCGGGCCAATCAGCTTTCGGGGATGTTTATGCCTGGTTTTCCCGCCTGATTACAGGCCCCGTTCGTGAGCTGCTGGGCGATGAAGCCGCCGATACGTTGGCGCAAAAACTTATACCCCATTTATCAGAACAGGCGGCCCAACTGCCCGTTACGACAAGTGATTTGATTGCTCTGGACTGGATCAACGGACGCCGAACACCCGATGCCAACCATACACTAAAAGCGGCCATATCAGGGCTGAATCTCGGCACCGATGCCCCTAAAGTGTTCAAAGCACTTGTAGAGGCAACTGCTTTCGGTTCCCGTAGTATTGTTGACCGGTTTATCGAAGAGGGCGTCCCGATCAAAAAGGTCATTGCCATTGGGGGCGTTGCCAAAAAGTCGCCCTTTGTAATGCAGACCCTCGCCAATGTGCTCAACAAACCCATTCAGGTAGCCAGCGCCGACCAGGCTTGTGCGCTGGGTGCGGCTATGTGCGCGGCTGTTGCGGCTGGTGTTCACCCCACAATGGAAGCCGCACAACAGGCAATGGGTTCCGGCTTCGACGCTGAGTATCACCCCCGAGCCGAACACGTTGCCACCTATGAAACGCTCTACCAGAAGTATCTGGCGTTGGGCGCGTTTGTAGAGAATAAGTAA
- a CDS encoding NUDIX hydrolase: MGQYTHINRILVALDCIIFGYDGDELKLLLIKRNFEPEQGRWSLMGGFLREEEDLEAAAQRILYDLTGLNNTYLEQLQTFGSVNRDPVERTISVVYYSLVNIQDQDVNALRTHNASWISLSEKPNLIFDHNTMVEQALHRLRYKAALHAIGFELLPEKFTIPQLQKVYEAIYTKQLDRRNFSRKILSTDLLIGTGEKDTVSVTKKGQLYRLNAEKYQQYLTDYVSFFPELTLA, from the coding sequence ATGGGTCAATACACACATATAAATCGAATACTGGTTGCTTTAGACTGTATCATCTTCGGGTATGATGGCGATGAGCTAAAGCTTTTGTTAATCAAGCGAAACTTTGAGCCAGAACAGGGCCGATGGTCATTGATGGGTGGTTTTCTTAGAGAAGAAGAGGATCTTGAAGCAGCCGCCCAGCGTATTTTGTACGATCTTACCGGCCTGAACAACACCTATCTCGAACAGTTGCAGACGTTTGGTTCTGTAAATCGGGACCCTGTGGAGCGAACGATATCGGTCGTCTATTATTCGCTGGTCAATATTCAGGATCAGGACGTTAACGCCTTACGAACACATAATGCCTCCTGGATTAGTCTGAGCGAGAAACCTAACCTGATTTTCGACCACAATACAATGGTCGAACAGGCACTACACCGCCTGCGGTACAAGGCTGCTTTGCACGCCATTGGTTTCGAACTCCTGCCCGAAAAATTCACTATTCCCCAGCTTCAAAAAGTATACGAAGCCATTTATACCAAACAACTCGACCGTCGTAATTTCAGCCGGAAAATCCTGTCAACAGACCTGTTGATTGGTACGGGCGAGAAAGACACGGTCTCGGTAACGAAAAAAGGGCAGCTCTACCGGCTGAACGCCGAAAAATACCAACAGTATCTTACAGACTATGTTAGCTTTTTCCCTGAGTTGACGCTGGCCTAA
- the fbp gene encoding class 1 fructose-bisphosphatase, with translation MEITASHPLALPVGVTLDRYIMHRQTAFPYATGELSQLLRDIALAGKIIHREVNRAGLIDLTGGMGVQNVQGESQQKLDMIANIRFSRALKNGGEACAIISEEDEDIIYTGNNNGKYVVAIDPLDGSSNIDVNVSIGTIFSIYRRITPIGSEPQLADFLQGGRRQVAAGYILYGSSTILVYTTGHSANGFTYDASLGEFILSHPDIHSPADGQIYSCNDGNWNGYEEGIREYLTDCRNKQYTARYIGSLVGDFHRNLLKGGIYLYPATKKNPDGKLRLLYEAFPLAFLAEMAGCLATSGHQSTLDIKPTSLHQRTPLFIGSPVMVESLVSLLV, from the coding sequence ATGGAAATCACGGCCTCTCACCCGCTGGCCTTACCCGTAGGCGTTACCCTCGACCGGTATATCATGCACCGGCAAACAGCGTTCCCCTACGCCACCGGCGAACTATCCCAATTGCTGCGTGACATTGCGCTGGCCGGAAAAATAATTCACCGCGAAGTAAATCGGGCTGGGTTGATCGACCTAACCGGAGGCATGGGCGTCCAGAATGTGCAGGGAGAGAGCCAGCAAAAGCTGGATATGATTGCCAATATCCGGTTCAGCCGTGCGCTGAAAAATGGCGGAGAAGCCTGCGCTATTATCTCCGAGGAAGACGAAGACATTATTTATACGGGTAACAATAACGGCAAATATGTGGTAGCCATCGACCCGCTGGATGGCTCATCGAACATTGACGTGAACGTGTCTATTGGCACGATCTTTTCCATTTATCGCCGTATAACGCCAATCGGTTCTGAGCCACAATTAGCTGACTTTCTGCAAGGTGGCCGTCGGCAGGTGGCGGCTGGGTATATTCTGTACGGTTCCTCAACCATCCTGGTGTATACCACCGGCCATAGTGCAAACGGCTTTACGTACGATGCCTCGTTAGGTGAATTTATCCTCTCCCACCCCGACATTCACAGCCCGGCCGATGGCCAGATTTATTCCTGCAACGACGGAAACTGGAATGGTTACGAGGAGGGCATTCGGGAGTATTTGACCGATTGCCGGAACAAGCAATATACCGCTCGCTACATCGGCTCACTGGTAGGTGATTTCCACCGAAACCTGCTTAAAGGGGGCATTTACCTCTATCCGGCAACGAAGAAGAATCCCGATGGCAAATTACGCTTACTATATGAGGCTTTCCCGTTGGCATTCCTGGCCGAAATGGCCGGGTGTTTAGCCACCTCGGGGCACCAGTCAACCCTGGATATCAAACCGACAAGTTTACACCAGCGTACACCTCTATTTATTGGTTCGCCGGTTATGGTCGAGAGTCTGGTGAGTTTACTGGTGTGA
- a CDS encoding MFS transporter, with amino-acid sequence MNKPLGNYRWTIVALLFFATTINYLDRQVVGLLKPTLEKEFNWSELDYSRIIQVFSAAYAIGLLVFGRFVDRIGTKVGYTIAIIFWSIAAMGHALATSTLGFIFARIGLGLGEAGNFPAAIKTVAEWFPKKERALATGIFNSGANIGAVVAPILVPWILGIYGWQMAFIVTGAIGFIWLVVWHFTYEIPAKQAKLSKAEFDYIHSDNETTPDDVADHGKPVSWAELLSVRQTWAFVFGKMLTDPIWWFFLFWLQDYFSTTFHLDTKKPNLYLAVLYTLVSIGSIGGGYLSSALISRGWSVWKARKTSMLIFALLVIPVIAVRYGPDIWTTVALIGLAGAAHQAWSANIFTTASDMFPKRAVSSIVGIGSMAGSVGGIIFPEIVGRILDNYKKVGDLQTGYGIIFLMCGSAYMLAWLVMHLLAPTMQPVKLRQIETEEVV; translated from the coding sequence ATGAACAAGCCTCTGGGTAATTACCGCTGGACAATCGTGGCGCTGCTGTTTTTCGCTACCACCATCAACTACCTCGACCGCCAGGTTGTGGGTTTGTTGAAACCAACGCTTGAGAAAGAGTTCAACTGGTCGGAGTTGGATTACAGCCGCATCATTCAGGTTTTTTCGGCCGCCTACGCCATTGGTTTGCTTGTTTTTGGTCGTTTCGTTGACCGGATAGGTACCAAAGTGGGGTACACCATTGCCATAATTTTCTGGAGTATAGCCGCAATGGGCCATGCGCTGGCAACCAGTACGCTTGGGTTTATTTTCGCCCGTATTGGCCTTGGACTGGGCGAGGCAGGTAATTTTCCGGCGGCTATTAAAACCGTGGCGGAGTGGTTCCCTAAAAAGGAACGCGCCCTGGCAACGGGGATTTTCAACTCAGGGGCTAACATTGGAGCCGTTGTCGCCCCCATTCTGGTGCCCTGGATTCTGGGTATTTATGGCTGGCAAATGGCCTTCATCGTTACGGGTGCCATTGGCTTTATCTGGCTGGTTGTCTGGCACTTCACCTACGAGATACCCGCCAAACAAGCCAAACTGTCGAAGGCTGAATTCGACTACATTCACAGCGACAACGAAACCACACCCGATGACGTTGCCGACCACGGCAAGCCCGTATCCTGGGCCGAATTGCTGAGTGTTCGCCAAACCTGGGCCTTCGTTTTTGGCAAGATGCTCACCGACCCGATCTGGTGGTTTTTCCTCTTCTGGTTACAGGACTATTTCTCGACAACCTTCCACCTCGATACGAAAAAACCCAACCTGTATCTGGCAGTATTGTATACACTGGTCAGTATTGGCAGTATTGGCGGAGGTTACCTGTCGTCGGCCCTTATCAGTCGGGGATGGAGCGTATGGAAAGCCCGCAAAACATCCATGCTCATCTTTGCGCTGCTGGTTATCCCGGTGATTGCCGTACGCTATGGCCCTGATATATGGACTACAGTTGCCCTGATTGGCCTGGCCGGAGCCGCCCACCAGGCATGGAGTGCGAATATCTTCACCACTGCTTCGGATATGTTCCCTAAGCGGGCCGTGAGTTCAATAGTTGGTATTGGCAGTATGGCCGGTTCGGTTGGCGGGATAATTTTTCCCGAAATCGTTGGCCGTATTTTAGACAACTATAAAAAGGTGGGTGATCTGCAAACGGGCTATGGCATCATCTTCCTTATGTGCGGTTCGGCCTATATGCTGGCTTGGCTGGTCATGCACTTGCTCGCCCCGACGATGCAGCCTGTGAAGTTAAGGCAGATTGAGACAGAGGAAGTGGTGTAG
- a CDS encoding beta/alpha barrel domain-containing protein, whose product MSAFTPDQILNLVINHPIVPVFYNPDVAHAQAIVQACYDGGLRVFEFTNRGDMALSVFTDLVRYVRANCPDMAMGIGTILTGADAEKFLDAGADFVVQPVTTAEVGDVCRARGVSWVPAGSSLNEIYQATLLGADLVKVFPGNVVGPDFIKAIKGPMPGLKLMVTGGVEPTIASLSAWFRAGVTAVGIGSQLFSGQNSSPEALRDRVAALVQLVATFIPKPA is encoded by the coding sequence ATGTCAGCATTCACTCCTGATCAAATCCTTAATCTGGTTATCAACCACCCAATAGTCCCTGTATTTTACAACCCCGATGTTGCGCATGCACAGGCCATTGTGCAAGCTTGTTACGATGGCGGTTTACGGGTGTTTGAGTTCACAAACCGGGGCGACATGGCGCTATCTGTTTTCACGGATCTGGTACGCTATGTTCGTGCGAATTGCCCCGATATGGCAATGGGTATCGGCACCATTTTGACAGGAGCCGATGCCGAAAAATTTCTGGATGCTGGTGCTGACTTTGTTGTACAGCCTGTTACAACAGCCGAAGTCGGGGACGTTTGCCGGGCACGGGGCGTATCATGGGTACCTGCAGGTTCGTCTCTGAACGAAATTTATCAGGCCACGCTGCTGGGTGCCGATCTAGTAAAGGTCTTTCCGGGCAATGTTGTCGGTCCCGACTTTATCAAGGCTATTAAAGGCCCAATGCCCGGCCTCAAATTGATGGTAACGGGTGGCGTTGAACCCACCATCGCCAGCTTGTCGGCCTGGTTCCGGGCGGGCGTAACGGCCGTGGGTATTGGTTCGCAACTGTTTTCAGGACAAAATTCATCGCCCGAAGCCCTTCGCGACCGGGTTGCCGCTCTGGTTCAGCTTGTCGCCACCTTTATTCCAAAACCAGCATGA
- a CDS encoding sugar kinase codes for MTKICCFGELLLRFSPIANGEWIRQASMPVFVGGAELNVATALANWGIPVKYSTVLPINSLADDIINYVDSKGIDGSGIVRFGQRVGSYYLPQGTDLKNAGVIYDRAHSSFSELASGKVDWDLVLQDTSWLHVSAISPALSAEVAGACQELMAVASAKGITISIDLNHRARLWQYGMAPTDVMPGLLAYCDVVMGNIWAANALLDIPVDADIHAKGQQVDYVAHALATSEALQKRFSRVKVVANTFRFDTPTTGLRYYTTLFMDGQQYVSPELLTDAVVDRVGSGDCYMAGLIYGLYNQHAPQDVVNFAAEAAFGKLQELGDATNQTISEITNRFSTLTL; via the coding sequence ATGACCAAAATCTGCTGCTTCGGCGAACTACTTTTACGATTTTCACCCATTGCCAATGGCGAGTGGATTCGGCAGGCATCTATGCCCGTTTTTGTGGGTGGAGCCGAGCTAAATGTGGCGACGGCCCTTGCCAACTGGGGCATTCCGGTAAAATACAGCACTGTTCTCCCAATTAATTCCCTGGCCGATGATATCATAAACTACGTTGACAGTAAGGGTATAGATGGTAGCGGCATTGTTCGGTTTGGGCAACGTGTGGGCAGTTATTACCTGCCGCAGGGCACCGACCTAAAAAATGCGGGTGTGATCTATGACCGCGCTCATTCCTCGTTTTCTGAACTCGCTTCCGGTAAAGTTGACTGGGATCTGGTGTTGCAGGACACGAGCTGGCTGCACGTCAGTGCTATCAGTCCGGCCCTCAGTGCCGAGGTTGCCGGGGCTTGCCAAGAGTTGATGGCGGTAGCCTCCGCGAAAGGCATTACCATTTCGATAGACCTTAACCACCGGGCGCGGCTTTGGCAATACGGCATGGCCCCTACCGATGTTATGCCCGGCTTACTGGCCTACTGCGATGTGGTGATGGGCAATATCTGGGCGGCCAATGCCTTGCTGGACATTCCGGTCGATGCCGATATTCATGCCAAAGGACAGCAGGTCGATTATGTTGCCCACGCACTCGCTACGTCCGAGGCCCTTCAGAAACGGTTTTCGCGCGTTAAGGTGGTTGCCAACACCTTCCGGTTCGACACGCCCACAACGGGCCTTCGCTACTACACAACGCTATTTATGGATGGACAGCAATATGTTTCACCCGAGTTGCTAACCGACGCTGTGGTTGACCGGGTGGGTAGTGGCGACTGCTACATGGCGGGTCTTATTTATGGACTTTATAACCAGCACGCACCGCAGGATGTCGTCAACTTTGCTGCTGAAGCTGCCTTTGGCAAATTGCAGGAATTGGGCGACGCAACGAACCAGACTATCAGTGAGATTACAAACCGTTTTTCTACCTTAACACTATAG